The following coding sequences lie in one Molothrus ater isolate BHLD 08-10-18 breed brown headed cowbird unplaced genomic scaffold, BPBGC_Mater_1.1 matUn_MA110, whole genome shotgun sequence genomic window:
- the LOC129047096 gene encoding olfactory receptor 14A16-like has product MSNSSCIRHFLLLALADTRQLQLLHFCLLLGISLAALLGNGLIISAVACGHHLHAPMFFFLLNLALSDLGSICTTVPKAMHNSLWDTRNISYTGCATQVFFLIFFIGAEYFLLTTMCYDRYVSICKPLHYGTLLGSRACAHMAAAAWASAFLNALMLTANTFSLPLCHGNALGQFFCEIPQILKLSCSHSNLREVGLIAVSVCLAFGCFVFIVFSYVQIFRVVLRIPSELGRHKAFSTCLPHLAVVSLFLSTGIFSNLKPPSMSSPSLDLSLSVLYSVVPPALNPLIYSLRNQELKAAVWRLMTGWFWKH; this is encoded by the coding sequence ATGTCgaacagcagctgcatcaggcacttcctgctgctggcattggcagacacgcggcagctgcagctcctgcacttctgcctcttgctgggcatctccctggctgccctcctgggcaacggcctcatcatcagcgccgtagcctgcggccaccacctgcacgcgcccatgttcttcttcctgctcaacctggccctcagcgacctgggctccatctgcaccactgtccccaaagccatgcacaattccctctgggacaccaggaacatctcctacactggatgtgctactcaggttttttttctgatcttctTCATAGGAGCAGAGTATTTTCTCCTCACTACtatgtgctacgaccgctacgtgtccatctgcaaacccctgcactacgggaccctcctgggcagcagagcttgtgcccacatggcagcagctgcctgggccagtgcctttctcaatgctctcatgctcacagccaatacattttccctgcccctgtgccatggcaatgccctgggccagttcttctgtgaaatcccacagatccttaagctctcctgctcacactccAACCTCAGGGAAGTTGGGCTCATTGCTGTTAGTGTGTGTTTAGCATTtggctgttttgtgttcattgttttctcctatgtgcagatcttcagggttgtgctgaggatcccctctgagctgggacggcacaaagccttttccacctgcctccctcacctggctgtggtctctctgttcctcagcactggtATATTTTCCAacctgaagcccccctccatgtcctccccatccctggatctgtcCCTGTCAGTTCTTTACtcagtggtgcctccagccctgaaccccctcatctacagcctgaggaaccaggagctcaaggctgcagtgtggagactgATGACTGGATGGTTTTGGAAACATTAA